A genomic segment from Curtobacterium sp. MCSS17_007 encodes:
- a CDS encoding APC family permease — protein MTTTKTDGTQQEQPTLKRVIGPKLLLLFIVGDILGTGVYALTGQVAAEVGGAAWLPFLIAFAVALLTAFSYLELVTKYPQTAGAALYVHKAFGIHFVTFIVTFIVMCSGITSASTASRAFAANLGAGFGLELPNGVVMLIAMGFMLAVMAVNFRGVSESVKTNVVLTLVELSGLVMVILIGFWAIAGGNADFSRVVMFETPEDKTLLLSVSTATSLAFFAMVGFEDSVNMAEETKDPSRIFPKVMLTGLGITAVIYVLVSICAVAVVPIGELAGNETPLVTVVQTAAPDFPIADLLPFISMFAVANTALINMMMASRLLYGMSKQGVLPGFLSRVSPARRTPSTAIVFTTAISLLLIGWVSLDPDSPIVVILGGTTSLLLLSVFAVVNLSVLVLRRDRVGHKHFRAGVVIPVIGVVTCLWLVLPFSSGRDPQQYQIAGALLALGVLLWLVTWFTHGRKQTEKAPTGLVTEPTAVIRPGTGHRHHEDGSHAADQDGRDQHAAPRRSDTGREDRGHRDH, from the coding sequence ATGACCACCACCAAGACGGACGGAACGCAGCAGGAGCAGCCCACGCTCAAGCGCGTCATCGGCCCCAAGCTGCTGCTGCTCTTCATCGTCGGCGACATCCTGGGAACGGGCGTCTACGCCCTGACCGGGCAGGTCGCGGCCGAGGTCGGCGGAGCGGCGTGGCTCCCCTTCCTCATCGCGTTCGCGGTCGCGCTGCTGACGGCGTTCTCGTACCTCGAACTCGTCACGAAGTACCCGCAGACCGCCGGTGCCGCGCTCTACGTGCACAAGGCGTTCGGCATCCACTTCGTGACGTTCATCGTGACCTTCATCGTCATGTGCTCGGGCATCACGTCCGCGTCCACGGCGTCGCGGGCCTTCGCGGCGAACCTCGGTGCCGGCTTCGGGCTGGAGCTGCCGAACGGTGTCGTGATGCTCATCGCGATGGGCTTCATGCTCGCCGTGATGGCGGTGAACTTCCGCGGCGTCAGCGAGAGCGTCAAGACGAACGTCGTGCTGACCCTGGTCGAACTGTCCGGTCTCGTGATGGTGATCCTCATCGGCTTCTGGGCGATCGCCGGCGGCAACGCCGACTTCTCGCGCGTGGTGATGTTCGAGACGCCGGAGGACAAGACCCTGCTGCTGTCGGTGTCCACGGCGACGTCGCTCGCCTTCTTCGCGATGGTCGGCTTCGAGGACTCGGTCAACATGGCCGAGGAGACGAAGGACCCCTCGCGCATCTTCCCGAAGGTGATGCTGACCGGGCTCGGGATCACGGCCGTCATCTACGTGCTCGTCTCGATCTGCGCCGTCGCCGTCGTGCCGATCGGTGAGCTGGCCGGCAACGAGACGCCGCTGGTCACCGTCGTGCAGACCGCCGCGCCGGACTTCCCGATCGCCGACCTGCTGCCCTTCATCTCGATGTTCGCCGTCGCCAACACCGCCCTGATCAACATGATGATGGCGTCGCGGCTGCTGTACGGCATGAGCAAGCAGGGCGTGCTGCCCGGGTTCCTGTCGCGGGTGTCGCCGGCTCGTCGCACCCCGTCGACCGCGATCGTCTTCACCACGGCGATCTCGCTGCTGCTCATCGGTTGGGTGTCCCTCGACCCGGACTCCCCCATCGTCGTCATCCTCGGTGGCACGACCTCGCTCCTGCTGCTGTCGGTATTCGCGGTCGTGAACCTCTCGGTGCTCGTGCTCCGGCGCGACCGGGTCGGCCACAAGCACTTCCGCGCCGGCGTGGTGATACCGGTCATCGGTGTCGTCACCTGCCTGTGGCTCGTGCTGCCGTTCTCGTCGGGTCGCGACCCGCAGCAGTACCAGATCGCCGGTGCCCTGCTCGCGCTCGGCGTGCTGCTCTGGCTCGTCACCTGGTTCACCCACGGCCGCAAGCAGACCGAGAAGGCACCGACCGGTCTCGTCACGGAGCCGACCGCGGTGATCCGCCCGGGCACCGGGCACCGCCACCACGAGGACGGCTCCCACGCGGCGGACCAGGACGGACGCGACCAGCACGCGGCACCTCGACGCTCCGACACGGGACGCGAGGACCGCGGACACCGGGACCACTGA
- a CDS encoding uracil-DNA glycosylase — MPDSAGTGAAAARFDAFWAALDAVPVADDAEALYVPASAEGRLRRANLAAYLEHVGATANTVLVAEAPGWRGMTNTGIPFTSMRELDSLGFDVRTPSAPTAPWEASSRIVHAALQDWTGPLPLAWAIFPHHPFVAPDRSTNRTPRPAEVRDGAPVALALLEALRQARGGADRVRVVAVGRKAQGALALAGIDAVAVRHPAQGGAAQFTEQVRALQG, encoded by the coding sequence ATGCCCGACAGCGCAGGGACCGGAGCGGCGGCAGCGCGCTTCGACGCGTTCTGGGCGGCGCTGGATGCCGTGCCCGTCGCGGACGACGCCGAGGCCCTCTACGTGCCGGCCAGCGCCGAGGGGCGGCTCCGGCGGGCGAACCTCGCCGCCTACCTGGAGCACGTCGGGGCCACGGCGAACACCGTCCTCGTGGCCGAGGCGCCCGGCTGGCGCGGCATGACGAACACGGGCATCCCGTTCACGAGCATGCGGGAGCTCGACTCCCTGGGGTTCGACGTGCGCACCCCGTCCGCTCCGACGGCCCCGTGGGAGGCGTCGTCACGGATCGTGCACGCCGCGCTGCAGGACTGGACGGGCCCGCTCCCCCTCGCCTGGGCGATCTTCCCGCACCATCCCTTCGTCGCGCCGGACAGGTCGACGAACCGCACGCCGCGACCGGCGGAGGTGCGTGACGGTGCGCCCGTCGCGCTCGCACTGCTCGAGGCGCTCCGGCAGGCCCGCGGCGGTGCGGACCGGGTGCGCGTGGTCGCGGTCGGGCGGAAGGCGCAGGGGGCGCTCGCGCTGGCGGGCATCGACGCCGTCGCCGTGCGGCACCCGGCGCAGGGCGGGGCGGCGCAGTTCACCGAGCAGGTGCGGGCGCTGCAGGGGTAG
- a CDS encoding glycosyltransferase, giving the protein MSTTPEPLRIGLVSLHTSPGDEPGSGEVGGMNVVVRHQAEALADRGHQVEIITRRSAPTQPDSVSLVPGVCLRFLSAGPAEPVPKGEHDAFIEPFRRGLEVLGPYDVLHSHHWFSGAAALPVARERGIPHVQSFHSIAADSDTPLSEGERPESAGRMAGERLLARESDAVVVVSAAEASTVRSRLGGDDARTWIVPPGVDGSVFRPAGSGARRAASPYVVAAARVQPLKGLDLAIEAVAGIGQEARPTLVIAGDASSEAGDYVDELRRLASTHGIADRVTFVGPQSRADLAFLFRGAAAVLVPSHSETYGLVALEGSASGVPVVAAAAGGLREAVVDGETGVVLESRDPGVWAAEIEHILTDPAYASGLAAAGREHAERLSWERSAAGLEDVYRRVLGRA; this is encoded by the coding sequence GTGAGCACCACCCCTGAACCCCTGCGCATCGGGCTGGTGTCGCTGCACACCTCCCCCGGCGACGAGCCCGGCTCCGGCGAGGTCGGCGGCATGAACGTCGTCGTCCGCCACCAGGCCGAGGCGCTGGCAGACCGGGGGCACCAGGTCGAGATCATCACGCGACGGTCCGCGCCGACGCAGCCGGACAGCGTCTCGCTGGTCCCGGGCGTGTGCCTGCGCTTCCTGTCCGCGGGGCCCGCGGAGCCGGTGCCGAAGGGCGAGCACGACGCGTTCATCGAGCCGTTCCGCCGAGGGCTCGAGGTGCTCGGACCCTACGACGTGCTGCACTCCCACCACTGGTTCTCCGGCGCGGCCGCGCTGCCCGTCGCCCGTGAGCGCGGCATCCCCCACGTGCAGTCCTTCCACTCGATCGCGGCCGACTCGGACACCCCGCTGTCGGAGGGCGAGCGCCCGGAGTCCGCGGGCCGCATGGCGGGTGAACGCCTGCTGGCGCGGGAGTCCGACGCCGTCGTCGTGGTCTCCGCGGCCGAGGCGTCGACGGTCCGCAGCCGCCTCGGGGGCGACGACGCCCGCACCTGGATCGTGCCGCCGGGCGTCGACGGGTCGGTCTTCCGCCCCGCGGGCTCCGGAGCTCGTCGTGCCGCGTCGCCCTACGTCGTCGCCGCGGCACGCGTGCAGCCGCTCAAGGGCCTCGACCTCGCGATCGAGGCGGTCGCGGGCATCGGCCAGGAGGCACGTCCCACCCTCGTCATCGCGGGCGACGCCTCGAGCGAGGCGGGCGACTACGTGGACGAGCTGCGTCGGCTCGCCTCGACGCACGGCATCGCCGACCGCGTCACCTTCGTCGGTCCGCAGTCGCGGGCCGACCTGGCGTTCCTGTTCCGCGGCGCGGCGGCCGTGCTCGTGCCGTCGCACTCCGAGACGTACGGCCTCGTCGCGCTCGAGGGTTCCGCTTCCGGGGTGCCCGTCGTCGCCGCGGCTGCCGGTGGCCTGCGCGAGGCCGTGGTCGACGGGGAGACCGGCGTCGTGCTCGAGTCCCGTGACCCGGGCGTCTGGGCGGCCGAGATCGAGCACATCCTGACCGATCCGGCCTACGCCTCGGGGCTGGCGGCCGCAGGGCGTGAGCACGCGGAACGGCTGAGCTGGGAGCGGTCGGCGGCCGGGCTCGAGGACGTCTACCGCCGGGTGCTCGGGCGCGCCTGA
- a CDS encoding DUF429 domain-containing protein: MTAYLGVDLAWGLGSDRKPANETGLAAMAADGTITDAGWARGVDAVTDWIAAHLGPTTLIAVDASLVVTNPTGIREAERQVGQRYGRWKVAANPTNLGSAASAGARLLDQLTALGVDYVSSTAAMLERRGPAVFECYPYTTLVGVEELGYDDERPRYKRLDLKVPAAEARAARAVAFDDLVHRLRTTPLDPPLLLDAHPLTAGLAEPSVLHGPTHKHREDLLDGALCAWTAAFWERHGDGRVQVLGGDPALPTGTAAPPLARCRGTGGVAPPSDALDEAGRRPAIVAPARPSQRRPAR, encoded by the coding sequence GTGACGGCGTACCTCGGGGTGGACCTGGCGTGGGGGCTCGGCTCCGACCGGAAGCCCGCGAACGAGACCGGGCTCGCCGCGATGGCCGCCGACGGCACGATCACGGACGCTGGCTGGGCCCGCGGCGTCGATGCCGTGACGGACTGGATCGCGGCGCACCTCGGACCGACGACCCTGATCGCCGTCGACGCCTCCCTCGTCGTGACGAACCCCACCGGGATCCGCGAGGCCGAACGGCAGGTCGGGCAGCGCTACGGTCGGTGGAAGGTCGCCGCGAACCCGACGAACCTGGGCTCCGCGGCGAGCGCCGGCGCCCGGCTGCTCGACCAGCTGACCGCCCTCGGCGTCGACTACGTGTCCTCGACCGCGGCCATGCTGGAGCGCCGCGGTCCGGCGGTGTTCGAGTGCTACCCGTACACGACCCTCGTCGGCGTCGAGGAGCTCGGCTACGACGACGAGCGTCCGCGCTACAAGCGACTCGACCTGAAGGTGCCGGCGGCCGAAGCCCGGGCGGCCCGCGCCGTGGCGTTCGACGACCTCGTGCACCGGCTGCGCACGACCCCGCTCGACCCGCCGCTGCTGCTCGACGCGCACCCGCTCACGGCGGGGCTCGCCGAGCCCTCGGTGCTGCACGGGCCGACGCACAAGCACCGGGAGGATCTGCTCGACGGCGCCCTCTGTGCCTGGACGGCCGCGTTCTGGGAACGGCACGGCGACGGACGGGTGCAGGTGCTGGGCGGTGATCCGGCCCTCCCCACCGGCACGGCCGCGCCGCCGCTGGCGCGTTGCCGCGGAACCGGCGGCGTGGCCCCACCGTCCGACGCCCTGGACGAGGCCGGCCGACGGCCCGCCATCGTCGCGCCCGCGCGCCCGTCGCAGCGGCGACCCGCTCGGTAG
- a CDS encoding G5 domain-containing protein, with the protein MRWAALTTKTKATVVVAVAAAVWLGGVGSAGALVGSVAASVGETRPAAVVTAADPTTAPEVTRTPTPTPTPTPVVEVSEVTSDAPVPFDRTTIDDPALPKGQTKVTTAGVDGVETTTWRVTTTDGVETDRVEVGNEVTKTPVAEVTAIGSYVAPAPVAPAPAAPAQQAPAAPAPVQQAPAQEVIRPGAYCSPAQAGAVAQAATGKSYRCGGHGPDGNGDLHWNTM; encoded by the coding sequence ATGCGGTGGGCAGCACTGACGACGAAGACGAAGGCGACGGTCGTCGTCGCCGTGGCCGCAGCGGTCTGGCTCGGGGGAGTCGGCTCGGCCGGCGCACTCGTCGGGTCGGTCGCAGCGAGCGTCGGGGAGACCCGTCCGGCTGCGGTCGTGACCGCAGCGGACCCGACCACCGCGCCGGAGGTCACCCGCACGCCGACCCCCACCCCCACCCCGACGCCGGTCGTCGAGGTGAGCGAGGTCACGTCGGACGCTCCGGTGCCGTTCGACCGGACGACCATCGACGACCCGGCGCTGCCGAAGGGACAGACGAAGGTCACCACGGCCGGGGTCGACGGCGTCGAGACGACCACCTGGCGCGTGACCACGACCGACGGTGTGGAGACCGACCGGGTCGAGGTGGGCAATGAGGTCACGAAGACGCCCGTCGCCGAGGTGACCGCGATCGGCTCGTACGTCGCTCCGGCCCCCGTGGCCCCCGCCCCGGCGGCACCCGCGCAGCAGGCGCCCGCCGCGCCGGCACCCGTGCAGCAGGCGCCGGCGCAGGAGGTGATCCGACCCGGTGCGTACTGCTCGCCGGCGCAGGCAGGCGCGGTCGCACAGGCGGCAACGGGCAAGTCGTACCGGTGTGGCGGTCACGGGCCGGACGGGAACGGCGACCTGCACTGGAACACGATGTGA
- the ligD gene encoding non-homologous end-joining DNA ligase, with translation MASEATTLTVPGPHGDREVRISSPSRVLFPEVGITKLELAQYLVTVGDAFVRANGDRPISLQRFGSGIDGDSFFSKNPPKGAPEYVRDVVVTYPSARSHPQLVIDEPAVAVWAAQMNTVVFHPWASRAEDSDHPDQLRIDLDPQPGTDFHDTVPIAHELRKVLAEVGLTAFIKTSGNRGLHVFAPIRPEHEFLDVRHAVIAAARELERRMPEQVTTAWWKEERGQRVFVDFNQANRDRTMAGAYSPRALAHASVSTPISWDELDGTDPTAFTVRTVPDRLATIGDPWETMHDEPGDIAGLLGWWERDLSDGLGELPFPPDFPKMPGEPPRVQPSRAKKA, from the coding sequence ATGGCGAGCGAGGCGACGACGCTGACGGTCCCGGGGCCCCACGGCGACCGGGAGGTCCGGATCAGCAGCCCGTCCCGGGTGCTCTTCCCCGAGGTCGGCATCACGAAGCTGGAGCTCGCGCAGTACCTGGTCACCGTCGGCGACGCCTTCGTCCGGGCGAACGGCGACCGTCCGATCTCGCTGCAGCGCTTCGGCTCGGGGATCGACGGGGACTCGTTCTTCTCGAAGAACCCGCCGAAGGGCGCGCCGGAGTACGTGCGCGACGTCGTGGTGACGTACCCGAGCGCGCGGTCGCACCCGCAGCTCGTGATCGACGAGCCCGCCGTGGCGGTGTGGGCGGCGCAGATGAACACCGTCGTGTTCCACCCGTGGGCGTCCCGCGCCGAGGACTCCGACCACCCGGACCAGCTCCGCATCGACCTCGACCCGCAGCCGGGTACCGACTTCCACGACACGGTGCCGATCGCGCACGAGCTCCGGAAGGTGCTCGCCGAGGTCGGGCTCACCGCGTTCATCAAGACGAGCGGCAACCGCGGCCTGCACGTCTTCGCGCCGATCCGTCCCGAGCACGAGTTCCTCGACGTGCGGCACGCGGTGATCGCCGCGGCCAGGGAGCTCGAGCGGCGGATGCCGGAGCAGGTGACCACGGCCTGGTGGAAGGAGGAGCGCGGACAGCGCGTGTTCGTCGACTTCAACCAGGCGAACCGCGACCGGACGATGGCCGGCGCCTACAGCCCACGAGCGCTCGCGCACGCCAGCGTCTCGACCCCGATCTCGTGGGACGAACTGGACGGAACGGATCCGACGGCCTTCACCGTGCGGACCGTGCCGGACCGCCTGGCCACCATCGGCGACCCGTGGGAGACCATGCACGACGAGCCGGGCGACATCGCTGGGCTGCTCGGGTGGTGGGAGCGGGACCTGTCGGACGGGCTCGGCGAGTTGCCGTTCCCTCCGGACTTCCCGAAGATGCCGGGGGAGCCCCCACGCGTCCAGCCCTCGCGGGCGAAGAAGGCCTGA
- a CDS encoding ATP-dependent DNA ligase: MEIAPMLAKAVATVPDPDSVRGGLRYEPKWDGFRGIVTVDGDDVEIGSRGAKPLTRYFPELVDAFREQFGGRDHPVVLDGEVVLRSGEPGAEHLDWEALSQRIHPAESRIRKLSIETPAQFVAFDLLAVDGQELLDLPFDERRERLEALASGMADPLFVTRTTLDVDLAREWLTTFEGAGLDGVVAKPRTRPYEPNKRSMLKVKHHRTADVVAIGYRVHKSGTGVGSLLVGLYGADGELRQVGGVSAFTDRVRQQLVEELDPVVLRDADGRPVTGDGERSRFSSGRDTSFVRLEPSRVLEVRYDQMEGDRFRHTVQFARWRPDRDARSCGFEQLDVPSAYDLRDVLS, translated from the coding sequence ATGGAGATCGCACCGATGCTCGCCAAGGCCGTCGCCACCGTCCCCGATCCGGACAGCGTCCGCGGCGGCCTGCGGTACGAGCCGAAGTGGGACGGCTTCCGCGGGATCGTGACGGTCGACGGCGACGACGTCGAGATCGGCAGCCGCGGTGCCAAGCCGCTCACCCGGTACTTCCCGGAACTCGTCGACGCGTTCCGCGAGCAGTTCGGCGGACGCGATCACCCCGTGGTGCTCGACGGCGAGGTCGTGCTCCGATCCGGCGAGCCCGGTGCCGAGCACCTCGACTGGGAGGCCCTGTCCCAGCGCATCCACCCCGCCGAGTCACGCATCCGCAAGCTCAGCATCGAGACCCCCGCGCAGTTCGTCGCCTTCGACCTGCTCGCCGTCGACGGCCAGGAGCTCCTCGACCTGCCGTTCGACGAGCGCCGGGAGCGGCTCGAGGCACTCGCGAGCGGCATGGCCGATCCGCTGTTCGTCACCCGCACCACGCTCGACGTCGACCTCGCCCGCGAGTGGCTCACGACCTTCGAGGGTGCCGGTCTCGACGGCGTCGTCGCGAAGCCGCGCACGCGGCCGTACGAACCGAACAAGCGCTCGATGCTCAAGGTGAAGCACCACCGCACCGCCGACGTGGTCGCGATCGGCTACCGGGTGCACAAGAGCGGCACCGGCGTCGGCTCGCTGCTCGTGGGCCTGTACGGCGCCGACGGCGAGCTGCGGCAGGTCGGCGGCGTCTCCGCGTTCACCGACAGGGTGCGGCAGCAGTTGGTCGAGGAGCTCGACCCGGTCGTGCTGCGCGACGCGGACGGGAGGCCCGTCACCGGTGACGGGGAACGGTCGCGGTTCTCGTCGGGTCGCGACACCTCGTTCGTGCGGCTCGAGCCGTCGCGCGTACTCGAGGTGCGGTACGACCAGATGGAGGGCGACCGGTTCCGGCACACGGTGCAGTTCGCCCGCTGGCGCCCGGACCGCGATGCACGGTCGTGCGGGTTCGAGCAGCTCGATGTCCCTTCTGCGTACGACCTGCGCGACGTGTTGTCGTAG
- a CDS encoding MBL fold metallo-hydrolase, translating to MTTVPPPAVPAPEPISPVQAAALRDGVLPPVEEVRPGTWTLAVPFRGGVPDATLTYVLEGADGALTVVDPGWAADDRLEVLRASLATIGHTVDEVGLVVVTHLHADHLGAAAALRRASGARVAMHRLEVEALRREREDAAANDADIAGWGLPDELFAGVVAAWGSGRRIGLGRTEEPFADVFVEDGDVLPVAGRELRALWTPGHTAGHLCLVDERDGLLFTGDHVLPRINPGIGLGGRTTSNPLGDHLASLARLEPYADLEVCPGHEYRFRDVGTRARALARHREERSRHVAAALDALSAPTLYEVASRVPFSGGIGSMRGFLLASALTQTAFHADLLGRADEVRRA from the coding sequence GTGACGACCGTGCCCCCGCCGGCAGTGCCGGCACCGGAACCGATCAGCCCCGTGCAGGCCGCCGCGCTCCGCGACGGCGTCCTGCCGCCCGTCGAGGAGGTCCGCCCGGGCACGTGGACGCTCGCGGTGCCGTTCCGCGGCGGCGTCCCCGACGCCACGCTGACGTACGTCCTCGAGGGCGCCGACGGGGCGCTCACGGTCGTCGACCCCGGCTGGGCGGCCGATGACCGGCTCGAGGTCCTCCGTGCGTCCCTCGCCACGATCGGGCACACGGTCGACGAGGTCGGACTCGTGGTCGTGACCCACCTGCACGCCGACCACCTGGGCGCGGCCGCCGCGCTCCGACGTGCCAGCGGCGCGCGCGTCGCGATGCACCGGCTCGAGGTCGAGGCGCTCCGGCGCGAGCGCGAGGACGCCGCCGCGAACGACGCCGACATCGCCGGGTGGGGGCTGCCGGACGAGCTGTTCGCCGGCGTCGTCGCGGCCTGGGGGAGCGGACGCCGGATCGGGCTCGGGCGGACGGAGGAGCCCTTCGCCGACGTGTTCGTCGAGGACGGCGACGTGCTGCCCGTCGCAGGACGCGAGCTGCGCGCGCTCTGGACCCCGGGCCACACCGCGGGACACCTCTGCCTCGTCGACGAGCGGGACGGGCTGCTGTTCACCGGCGACCACGTGCTGCCCCGGATCAACCCGGGCATCGGGCTCGGCGGGCGGACGACGTCCAACCCGTTGGGGGACCACCTGGCCTCGCTCGCCCGGCTCGAGCCGTACGCCGACCTCGAGGTCTGCCCGGGGCACGAGTACCGCTTCCGCGACGTCGGCACGCGGGCGCGGGCACTGGCCCGGCACCGCGAGGAACGGTCACGGCACGTCGCCGCTGCGCTCGACGCCCTGTCCGCACCGACGCTGTACGAGGTCGCGTCGCGCGTGCCGTTCAGCGGTGGCATCGGCTCGATGAGGGGGTTCCTGCTCGCGAGCGCGCTGACCCAGACGGCCTTCCACGCCGACCTGCTCGGTCGGGCGGACGAGGTCCGTCGAGCCTGA
- a CDS encoding NAD(P)H-dependent oxidoreductase: MPTLLHIDSSADLAHSRSRALTAAFADAWRARGPEYTVVRRDLHVDQLPHLETSALHWAASDRTPDETVAPEAEALRQQVIDELLAADAVVVGAPLYNYTVPSTLKAWIDRVHVPGVLAGDVQPLAGRPVVTVVSRGATYEAGTPTETWDHGSPVLHLILGTALGMKLYPVTVSATLADRIPDLAPLAEHASAEFADARTTLERLAATVV; this comes from the coding sequence ATGCCCACCCTCCTGCACATCGACTCCTCCGCCGACCTCGCCCACTCGCGTTCGCGCGCACTGACCGCCGCGTTCGCAGACGCCTGGCGCGCGCGGGGCCCGGAGTACACCGTGGTGCGGCGGGACCTGCACGTCGACCAGCTCCCGCACCTCGAGACGTCCGCGCTGCACTGGGCAGCATCGGACCGCACGCCGGACGAGACCGTCGCCCCCGAGGCCGAGGCACTCCGCCAGCAGGTCATCGACGAGCTCCTCGCCGCAGACGCCGTGGTGGTGGGGGCTCCGCTGTACAACTACACGGTGCCGTCCACCCTCAAGGCGTGGATCGACCGTGTGCACGTCCCCGGGGTCCTCGCCGGTGACGTGCAGCCCCTCGCCGGACGCCCGGTCGTCACCGTCGTGAGCCGAGGCGCCACCTACGAGGCCGGCACCCCGACCGAGACGTGGGACCACGGCTCGCCCGTGCTGCACCTGATCCTCGGCACCGCCCTCGGCATGAAGCTCTACCCGGTCACCGTGAGCGCGACCCTGGCCGACCGGATCCCCGACCTCGCCCCGCTGGCCGAGCACGCATCGGCCGAGTTCGCCGACGCCAGGACCACGCTCGAGCGCCTCGCCGCCACCGTCGTCTGA
- a CDS encoding putative Ig domain-containing protein, whose translation MHRSTSTTRRACALGTTIALIGMSTGFGVLTSTAAYADTSTAAVASSTASQPTDTTAQPTDTTSDQSAGSTASPAPTSPTSTTPADGSTNPSTPAGTDTAAAEPTGTSDAPAASTAPAPSGDTAATADSSAAAAPAEQDAEILGDPAVGERLNVRTAFTAEGWSWTDDQGTVLSTGPFLEVGTEAIGHRISVVVTGADGEIARGTTDAAVAPVFTDADGNQYVDGDSTSIQAVAGEAFSGTFTAEGTPAATYTAQSVSPEDGEYSSVLPEGITFDAATGTVRGTLTSTDESYEILVTATVGQASSSLFVDISVEAAAPAGILVTAIDAGTLDSAGPTNAWLIAPDGSVSSGDITDFPEDFTPGGRPTVAQGGSLVVYGTSVDRFGNDVLPFDDETGEINWPKTTVTSDVASDLIEELSEGDGPAVAQVTFPHASTHTLTVASAGLPSTSFAVEVTPTAVPTVLTPATPVAAAAPVTPKRPTGRLAYTGTDETAPIAWALGLIAAGAGLVGARALRRRRAQR comes from the coding sequence GTGCACCGCAGCACCTCCACGACCCGCCGCGCCTGCGCGCTGGGGACCACCATCGCGCTCATCGGCATGTCCACCGGCTTCGGCGTCCTCACGTCGACCGCCGCGTACGCCGACACCTCGACCGCCGCCGTCGCCTCGTCGACCGCGTCCCAGCCGACCGACACCACGGCCCAGCCGACCGACACGACCTCCGACCAGTCGGCCGGCAGCACGGCCTCGCCGGCCCCGACCTCGCCCACCTCGACGACGCCGGCCGACGGCTCCACGAACCCGTCCACGCCCGCGGGCACCGACACCGCAGCTGCGGAGCCGACGGGCACCTCGGACGCGCCGGCAGCCAGCACGGCCCCGGCGCCGAGCGGCGACACGGCCGCGACCGCGGACAGCTCGGCGGCGGCCGCGCCGGCCGAGCAGGACGCCGAGATCCTCGGCGACCCCGCCGTCGGCGAGCGGCTCAACGTCAGGACCGCCTTCACGGCCGAGGGCTGGTCGTGGACCGACGACCAGGGCACCGTGCTGTCGACCGGCCCCTTCCTGGAGGTGGGCACCGAGGCGATCGGTCACCGCATCTCCGTCGTCGTGACCGGGGCGGACGGCGAGATCGCGCGCGGCACCACCGACGCCGCGGTCGCACCGGTCTTCACCGACGCGGACGGCAACCAGTACGTGGACGGCGATTCCACCTCGATCCAGGCCGTAGCGGGCGAAGCGTTCAGCGGCACCTTCACCGCCGAGGGCACGCCCGCGGCCACCTACACGGCACAGTCCGTCTCTCCGGAGGACGGCGAGTACAGCTCGGTCCTGCCGGAGGGCATCACGTTCGACGCTGCGACGGGCACGGTCCGCGGCACGCTGACGTCGACCGACGAGTCCTACGAGATCCTCGTGACCGCGACGGTCGGCCAGGCGAGCTCGAGCCTGTTCGTGGACATCTCCGTCGAGGCGGCCGCACCGGCGGGCATCCTCGTCACCGCCATCGACGCGGGCACCCTGGACAGCGCGGGCCCGACGAACGCGTGGCTCATCGCGCCCGACGGGTCCGTCTCCAGCGGTGACATCACCGACTTCCCCGAGGACTTCACGCCCGGAGGGCGTCCGACCGTGGCCCAGGGCGGCTCGCTGGTCGTCTACGGCACGTCCGTCGACCGCTTCGGCAACGACGTCCTGCCGTTCGACGACGAGACCGGCGAGATCAACTGGCCGAAGACGACCGTCACCTCCGACGTGGCGTCCGACCTCATCGAGGAGCTCTCGGAGGGTGACGGGCCCGCCGTCGCGCAGGTGACGTTCCCGCACGCCTCGACGCACACGCTCACCGTCGCGAGCGCCGGACTGCCGAGCACGTCGTTCGCCGTGGAGGTCACGCCGACCGCCGTCCCGACCGTGCTGACCCCGGCCACGCCCGTCGCCGCCGCGGCACCGGTCACGCCGAAGCGCCCGACCGGACGCCTCGCCTACACCGGCACGGACGAGACCGCACCGATCGCCTGGGCCCTCGGCCTGATCGCCGCCGGTGCCGGTCTGGTCGGTGCTCGCGCCCTCCGTCGCCGTCGCGCCCAGCGCTGA